A stretch of the Vigna radiata var. radiata cultivar VC1973A chromosome 7, Vradiata_ver6, whole genome shotgun sequence genome encodes the following:
- the LOC106768157 gene encoding uncharacterized protein LOC106768157: MEWTTLQHLDLRHVGRGVRPLQPHAACFHPHQTLVAVAIGTYIVEFDALTGSKISALDIGAPVVRMSYSPTSGHTVIAILQDCTIRSCDFDLEQTCVLHSPEKKTEQISSDTEVHMALTPLQPVVFFGFHKRMSVTVVGTVEGGRAPTKIKTDLKKPVVNLACHPRLPVLYVAYAEGLIRAYNIHTYAIHYTLQLDNTIKLVGAGAFAFHPTLEWIFIGDRRGTLLVWDVSTERPIMIGIKQVGSHPITSVAWLPMLRLLVTVSKDGNLHVWETRVAVNPNGPPTQANFFEPAAIESIDIPRILSQQGGETVYPLPRIKSLEFHPKFNLAALVFANVTIADSSKNRARYSREGRKQLFAVLQSARGSSASVLREKLSALGSSGVLADHQLQSQLQEHHLKGQGHLTISDIARKAFLYSHFMEGHAKISPISRLPLITVLDNKHHLKDFPVYEPFHLELNFFSKANRVLHYPVRAYYMDGLNLMAHNLSSGSDTIYRKLYTSIPGNVEYRAKYLIHSKKQRLFLVVYEFSGATNEVVLYWENSDAQVANSKSSTVKGRDAAFVGPNENQFAILDDDKTVLGVYTLPGGVSQEAKDNENVFEENPTASATAETTVGSIRGPTPYMFETEVDRIFSTPLDSSLMFATHGNQIGIAKLIQGYRLSTSTANGQYLSTNSEGKKSIKLKRNEIVLQVHWQETLRGYVAGILTTQRVLIVSAALDILAATSANFDKGLPPFRSLLWVGPALLFSTATTINILGWDGKVRPILSISMPYAVLVGSLNDRLLLANPTEINPRQKKRVEIKSCLVGLLEPILIGFATMQLSFEQKLDLSEILYQITSRFDSLRITPRSLDILARGSPVCGDLAVALSQSGPQFTQVMRGVYAVKALRFSTALSILKDEFLRSRDYPKCPPTSHLFHRFRQLGYACIRFGQFDSAKETFEVIADHESMLDLFICHLNPSAMRRLAQKLEEEGLDSELRRYCDRILRVRSTGWTQGIFANFAAESMVPKGPEWGGGNWEIKTPTAAKDIPQWELAAEVTPYMKTDDGTIPSIIVDHIGVYLGSIKGRGNIVEVREDGLVKVFMPKGNDNKINGPEASSVKSLSNHPSNVIGNNTKGDSLMGLESLNQQLVSSSADEQAKAEEEFKKSMYGTAADGSSSDEEGVSKIKKLHIKIRDKPIASSTVDVNKIKEATRQFKLGEALAPPTRTRSSGGGSQDLGQILSLPPATTGSDSSTVSTPGDIFGTDTLTQPELVSQPTSGVVSGGLKAGPIPEDFFQNTIPSLQVAAGLPPAGTFLSKYTPGVENIKTTPNQVGAFEADASLQGGIPPQTIQQPVVSIESIGLPDGGVPPRSSSQAVVIPDSQLQATQAQISSQPLDLSILGAPKSPDSGKPPQTGSQQIAVHPGQVPRGAAASVCFKTGLAHLEQNNLSDALSCFDEAFLALAKEQSRGIDIKAQATICAQYKIAVTLLREIGRLQKVHGPSAISAKDEMARLSRHLGSLPLLAKHRINCIRTAIKRNMDVQNYAYSKQMLELLLSKAPSNKQEEFRSLIDLCVQRGLTNKSIDPLEDPSQFCAATLSRLSTIGYDVCDLCGAKFSAVTAPGCIVCGMGSIKRSDALAGGGPVPSPFG, translated from the exons ATGGAGTGGACGACGCTGCAGCACCTGGATCTGCGCCACGTAGGCCGTGGCGTTAGGCCTCTGCAGCCTCACGCTGCTTGCTTCCATCCTCACCAAACTCTTGTCGCCGTCGCCATAGGAACCTACATCGTCG AATTTGACGCATTAACAGGAAGCAAGATTTCCGCTCTTGACATTGGGGCACCTGTTGTACGAATGTCTTATAGTCCTACAAGTGGGCATACTGTGATTGCAATCCTCCAG GATTGTACAATACGGTCTTGTGATTTTGACTTAGAGCAAACATGTGTATTACATTCACCAGAGAAGAAGACAGAGCAAATTTCTTCTGATACAGAAGTTCATATGGCTTTGACCCCACTACAACCTGTTGTTTTCTTTGGGTTTCATAAACGAATGAGTGTGACAG TTGTTGGAACTGTTGAAGGTGGTAGAGCACCCACAAAAATTAAGACAGACTTGAAGAAGCCTGTTGTCAACCTTGCTTGTCATCCTCGTCTCCCCGTACTG TATGTTGCTTATGCAGAAGGTTTGATTCGAGCATATAATATTCATACCTATGCTATTCATTACACACTACAAC TTGACAATACCATAAAGCTTGTTGGTGCTGGTGCATTTGCCTTTCATCCAACTCTGGAATGGATTTTTATTGGGGATCGACGAGGTACACTTCTGGTATGGGATGTATCAACTGAGAGACCTATTATGATTGGAAT AAAACAAGTTGGCTCTCATCCTATAACATCAGTTGCTTGGCTCCCCATGTTGCGCTTACTTGTAACTGTATCTAAGGATGGAAATCTTCATGTTTGGGAAACACGTGTTGCAGTTAATCCTAATGGACCTCCTACTCAGGCTAATTTTTTTGAGCCTGCAG CTATTGAATCAATTGATATCCCTCGCATCCTTTCTCAACAGGGTGGAGAAACAGTTTATCCATTGCCACGCATCAAATCTTTAGAGTTTCatccaaaatttaatttagcaGCACTAGTTTTTGCA AATGTGACAATAGCCGACAGTTCAAAAAATAGGGCCAGATACAGTAGAGAAGGGAGAAAGCAACTTTTTGCAGTTTTACAAAGTGCACGAGGATCTTCAG CATCTGTTTTAAGGGAAAAACTTTCCGCGTTGGGTTCTTCTGGGGTGTTAGCAGACCATCAACTTCAATCTCAACTACAAGAGCATCATCTTAAAGG CCAAGGGCATCTTACAATATCAGATATTGCGAGGAAGGCTTTTCTTTATAGT CATTTTATGGAAGGCCATGCAAAAATTTCTCCTATATCACGCTTGCCCCTTATCACTGTTCTTGATAACAAGCATCATCTGAAGGACTTTCCAGTTTACGAG CCTTTTCATTTGGAGCTAAATTTCTTTAGTAAAGCAAACCGAGTTCTGCATTATCCTGTCAGGGCATACTATATGGATGGACTGAACCTTATGGCACATAATCTTTCTTCTGGATCTGACACTATCTACCGGAAGCTATATACTTCG ATTCCTGGAAATGTGGAGTACAGAGCAAAATACCTGATACACAGTAAAAAACAGCGGTTATTTCTTGTAGTTTATGAATTTAGTGGTGCTACAAATGAAGTTGTGCTTTACTGGGAAAATAGTGATGCCCAGGTAGCAAACAGTAAAAGCAGCACAGTAAAAG GTCGAGATGCAGCATTTGTTGGCCCGAATGAAAATCAGTTTGCAATCCTTGATGATGACAAAACAGTATTGGGTGTATATACTCTACCAGGAGGGGTCTCTCAAGAAGCtaaggacaatgaaaatgtttttgaagAGAACCCAACTGCAAGTGCAACTGCAGAGACAACTGTTGGTTCAATTCGTGGGCCAACACCGTATATGTTTGAAACTGAAGTTGATCGTATCTTTTCTACTCCATTAG ATTCATCTTTGATGTTTGCTACTCATGGAAACCAAATTGGAATAGCGAAGCTCATACAAGGGTACCGTCTATCAACTTCAACTGCCAATGGCCAGTACTTATCAACCAATAGTGAGGGAAAAAAGTCAATTAAGTTGAAAAGAAACGAGATTGTGCTTCAG GTGCACTGGCAAGAAACTCTTAGGGGATATGTTGCTGGAATATTAACAACACAGCGAGTCCTTATTGTTTCAGCAGCCCTTGATATACTTGCTGCCACTTCTGCAAACTTTGATAAGGGACTTCCTCCA TTTAGATCTCTATTGTGGGTTGGGCCGGCCCTCCTTTTTTCTACTGCTACTACTATCAATATACTTGGTTGGGATGGAAAAGTTAGGCCTATCCTCTCAATCAGTATGCCTTATGCGG TGTTGGTCGGTTCTTTGAATGACCGATTGTTGCTTGCTAACCCCACGGAAATAAATCCTAGACAGAAGAAGAGGGTTGAGATCAAAAGCTGCCTTGTTGGTCTTCTTGAACCAATTCTTATTGGATTTGCCACAATGCAGCTAAGTTTTGAGCAGAAGCTTGACCTGTCAGAAATATTATACCAAATAACATCAAG GTTTGACAGTTTGCGCATAACACCAAGGTCTCTGGATATTCTTGCTAGAGGCTCTCCTGTTTGTGGAGATTTAGCCGTGGCTTTGTCACAATCAGGTCCACAGTTCACTCAA GTGATGCGTGGAGTTTATGCTGTGAAAGCTCTTCGTTTTTCCACTGCTTTATctattttgaaagatgaatttcTGCGTTCCAGAGATTACCCAAAATGCCCCCCCACTTCTCATTTATTTCACAGGTTCAGGCAGTTGGGTTATGCCTGTATCAG GTTTGGTCAATTTGATAGTGCAAAAGAAACATTTGAAGTTATAGCAGACCATGAAAGTATGCTTGATCTGTTTATATGCCACCTTAATCCAAGTGCCATGCGGCGTCTTGCTCAGAAATTGGAAGAAGAAGGTCTTGACTCGGAATTGAGGAGATATTGTGATAGGATATTACGAGTTCGATCAACTGGATGGACACAAGGTATATTTGCCAACTTTGCCGCTGAGAGTATGGTTCCTAAAGGGCCTGAATGGGGTGGTGGAAACTGGGAAATTAAAACACCTACTGCTGCGAAGGATATACCTCAGTGGGAGCTTGCTGCAGAGGTGACACCATACATGAAAACGGATGATGGTACAATACCATCCATTATTGTAGATCATATTGGTGTGTATTTAGGCTCAATCAAAGGAAGGGGCAATATTGTAGAGGTGAGAGAAGATGGTTTGGTTAAGGTCTTCATGCCTAAAggtaatgataataaaataaatggaccTGAAGCATCTTCTGTTAAATCTTTATCTAATCATCCGTCGAATGTGATTGGTAATAATACCAAAGGCGATTCATTGATGGGTCTGGAAAGCCTTAACCAACAGCTTGTCAGTTCCTCTGCTGATGAACAGGCCAAAGCAGAAGAAGAATTTAAGAAATCCATGTATGGAACTGCTGCCGATGGCAGCAGTAGTGATGAAGAAGGAgtatccaaaataaaaaagttacacaTAAAAATAAGGGACAAGCCAATTGCCTCTTCTACTGTGGATGTGAATAAGATTAAGGAAGCCACTAGACAGTTTAAACTTGGTGAAGCGTTAGCTCCACCTACAAGGACCAGGTCCTCAGGTGGTGGAAGCCAGGATCTTGGCCAGATTTTGTCCCTGCCTCCAGCAACTACAGGGTCAGATTCTTCGACTGTTTCAACTCCCGGTGACATTTTTGGTACAGATACATTGACTCAACCTGAACTCGTTTCACAGCCAACTAGTGGTGTTGTGAGTGGGGGACTTAAAGCAGGACCTATTCCCGAGGATTTCTTTCAGAATACAATTCCATCCCTTCAAGTGGCTGCGGGATTACCTCCTGCTGGAACATTTCTCTCTAAGTACACTCCAGGGGTTGAAAATATTAAGACAACACCTAATCAAGTTGGTGCTTTTGAAGCTGATGCTAGTCTTCAAGGTGGTATTCCCCCTCAAACCATTCAACAACCTGTTGTTTCAATCGAGTCCATAGGACTTCCTGATGGTGGTGTCCCACCACGATCCTCTTCTCAGGCTGTGGTCATACCTGACTCTCAGTTACAGGCTACTCAGGCTCAAATTTCTAGCCAACCTCTTGATCTTAGTATACTTGGAGCACCAAAGTCTCCCGATTCAGGGAAGCCTCCACAAACTGGTTCTCAACAAATTGCTGTGCATCCTGGACAG GTTCCCCGTGGAGCTGCTGCTTCTGTATGTTTCAAGACTGGACTCGCTCACCTGGAGCAAAATAATCTTTCAGATGCATTGTCTTGCTTTGATGAAGCTTTTCTTGCCTTAGCTAAGGAACAATCTCGTGGAATCGATATAAAAGCTCAAGCAACAATCTGTGCTCAATACAAGATAGCAGTCACTCTTCTCCGG GAAATTGGACGTCTGCAGAAAGTCCATGGTCCGAGTGCAATAAGTGCTAAAGATGAGATGGCTAGACTTTCACGTCATCTTGGTTCCCTGCCACTTCTAGCTAAGCACAGAATAAATTGCATTCGAACTGCCATCAAAAGAAACATGGATGTACAAAATTACGCCTATTCGAAGCAAATGTTAGAATTGCTGTTGTCTAAAGCACCTTCAAACAAGCAGGAGGAATTTAGAAGCCTGATCGACCTGTGTGTTCAGAGGGGTTTGACAAACAAGTCCATTGATCCTTTGGAAGATCCCTCACAATTCTGTGCTGCCACCTTAAGCAGGCTGTCAACCATTGGATATGATGTCTGTGATCTCTGTGGAGCCAAATTTTCGGCCGTGACTGCACCTGGATGCATTGTCTGCGGAATGGGAAGCATCAAGAGATCAGATGCTCTTGCCGGAGGAGGACCAGTTCCTTCTCCGTTTGGTTGA